From Acidithiobacillus sp., the proteins below share one genomic window:
- a CDS encoding amino acid-binding protein, with protein MEPLDADMLPEQVITLTVQDEPGTLFLVSSVFSNRGISMRSLHLHEEHIILQERPCSRLTIRFLGEESRKKIICRLLCRLDCVIGSQ; from the coding sequence ATGGAACCCCTAGACGCAGACATGCTTCCAGAGCAGGTGATTACCCTTACGGTCCAGGATGAGCCCGGAACACTGTTCCTGGTCTCTTCTGTATTTTCGAATCGGGGAATATCCATGCGCAGTCTTCATCTGCATGAAGAGCACATTATCCTGCAGGAGAGGCCATGCAGCAGGCTGACCATTCGCTTTCTGGGAGAAGAAAGTCGTAAAAAAATCATCTGCCGCCTACTTTGCCGTCTCGACTGTGTGATAGGCTCCCAGTGA
- the dapD gene encoding 2,3,4,5-tetrahydropyridine-2,6-dicarboxylate N-succinyltransferase has product MSHSLATIIDAAWENRAEISPKQASAELREAVHQTIEGLDKGVLRVAEKRDGQWVTHQWIKKAVLLSFRLQDNARIPGAETNFYDKVPGKFADYNSNDFRTGGFRVVPPATARRGAFIGRNCVLMPSFVNIGAYVDEGTMVDTWATVGSCAQIGKHVHLSGGVGIGGVLEPLQANPTIIEDNCFIGARSEVVEGVIVEEGSVISMGVFIGSSTRIYDRATGEITYGRVPAGSVVVSGSLPSKDGSYSLYCAVIVKQVDAKTLGKVGINAILRDI; this is encoded by the coding sequence GTGAGCCACAGTCTTGCCACCATTATCGACGCCGCCTGGGAAAACCGTGCGGAGATTTCCCCCAAGCAGGCATCGGCTGAACTGCGGGAAGCCGTGCATCAGACCATCGAAGGGCTGGACAAGGGCGTCCTGCGGGTGGCTGAAAAGCGCGATGGCCAATGGGTCACCCATCAGTGGATCAAGAAGGCGGTGCTACTCTCTTTCCGTTTGCAGGATAATGCCCGTATTCCGGGTGCCGAGACCAATTTTTACGATAAGGTGCCGGGCAAGTTTGCCGACTATAACAGCAACGATTTTCGCACCGGCGGTTTTCGGGTAGTGCCCCCCGCCACGGCGCGGCGCGGGGCCTTTATCGGCCGCAACTGCGTGCTGATGCCCTCGTTCGTCAACATCGGCGCCTATGTGGATGAAGGCACCATGGTGGATACCTGGGCTACCGTCGGCTCCTGTGCGCAAATCGGCAAGCATGTACATCTTTCCGGCGGTGTCGGCATTGGTGGCGTGCTGGAGCCCTTGCAGGCTAACCCCACCATCATCGAGGACAACTGCTTCATCGGGGCCCGCTCGGAAGTGGTGGAAGGCGTGATTGTGGAGGAGGGATCGGTCATCTCCATGGGCGTCTTCATCGGCTCCAGCACGCGCATTTATGACCGTGCAACCGGTGAGATTACCTACGGACGGGTACCTGCTGGTTCAGTGGTGGTTTCCGGCAGCCTGCCTTCCAAAGACGGTAGCTACAGCCTCTACTGCGCCGTCATCGTCAAGCAGGTGG
- a CDS encoding MFS transporter: MLTNLYAYLGPYSVPVFRKLLGAALVSGIGDALIPIAFAIESHRVEPSGWGFTLVLLSLWLGRLLGMLIVRHTRPAANPVSVMITSDIVRFSAQIGLFIWLILHADHNSEAIVTITAFSISSGIYGLATAFIQPARFNAMAHIIPSKHRTQANSWMSIFGDTLSIVGPLVSSVIMISIGFKSVLLIDALSFLIGILMLTRIKVNQSGHTTDKIINTENEIPHINNVKLPRWINVGFMTWLFVALTIGILGTAGPTFVIDRNSSAAWAVAAACMATGSLAGSAISLLGVIKSLSWKQLQLLACFSLAAQILCFLFVSVPLIVWVSGFFGSALVTVSGIRWDTIGQSVGSDKHIHAFAVRDQAVHTIGIPAGMLIFGVSTILNSSAAAITIVAAVVATMGIFIATVKTPDFL; encoded by the coding sequence ATGCTGACCAATCTTTATGCATATTTAGGCCCATATTCTGTACCGGTTTTTCGTAAGCTACTCGGTGCCGCCTTAGTGTCAGGAATAGGTGACGCATTAATCCCCATTGCATTTGCGATTGAAAGTCACCGTGTCGAGCCATCTGGTTGGGGTTTTACTTTGGTGCTACTTTCATTGTGGCTTGGCCGACTCTTGGGTATGCTTATAGTACGGCATACCAGGCCAGCAGCGAACCCTGTATCGGTGATGATTACATCTGATATTGTTAGATTTTCTGCGCAAATTGGACTTTTCATCTGGCTAATACTTCACGCTGACCATAACAGTGAAGCAATCGTTACCATTACAGCGTTCTCCATATCTTCTGGAATTTATGGCCTCGCCACCGCGTTCATTCAACCTGCACGTTTTAACGCAATGGCACACATTATTCCATCAAAGCATCGCACGCAAGCAAACTCATGGATGTCTATATTCGGTGACACCCTCTCAATTGTTGGTCCACTTGTTAGTTCCGTCATTATGATTTCAATTGGATTTAAGTCGGTACTGCTCATAGACGCGCTCAGCTTTCTGATTGGCATCCTTATGTTAACTCGAATAAAAGTCAACCAATCTGGTCATACTACAGATAAAATCATTAATACAGAAAATGAGATACCCCATATTAACAATGTAAAACTCCCACGCTGGATCAACGTTGGTTTCATGACTTGGCTATTTGTGGCGCTAACGATTGGCATTTTAGGAACCGCAGGACCAACATTTGTTATAGATCGCAATTCATCTGCAGCATGGGCAGTGGCAGCTGCTTGTATGGCTACAGGTTCGCTGGCTGGATCAGCGATATCATTGCTGGGAGTGATTAAATCATTATCTTGGAAACAATTGCAGTTATTAGCTTGTTTTAGCCTCGCGGCGCAGATACTATGTTTTCTGTTTGTCTCTGTACCTCTTATTGTCTGGGTTTCTGGATTCTTTGGTTCGGCTCTAGTTACGGTGTCGGGGATTCGCTGGGACACCATTGGGCAGTCCGTTGGATCAGATAAGCATATTCATGCTTTTGCAGTTCGGGATCAGGCCGTTCATACAATCGGCATCCCCGCTGGAATGCTGATCTTTGGAGTTTCTACTATTCTCAACTCGAGCGCGGCTGCAATAACCATCGTTGCGGCCGTTGTTGCAACTATGGGTATTTTTATCGCCACGGTGAAAACACCGGATTTTCTTTGA
- a CDS encoding N-acetyltransferase, whose product MIQVIRADYQNTVHRLAILELIDLYACDDMGQGKPLSASVQSRLLDDLSVRPWVHIFLAIEKQDTIGVAVCIEGFSTFNSAPLINIHDVYVKPEFRRHGVASALFAHIEATAHQSGCCKLTLEVLDGNLPAQKAYRKIGFIPYTVNDNAGAAQFWHKYLK is encoded by the coding sequence ATGATCCAAGTCATTCGTGCTGATTATCAAAATACGGTTCACCGTTTGGCGATACTCGAGCTGATCGATCTTTACGCCTGTGATGATATGGGGCAGGGAAAGCCGTTAAGCGCGTCCGTTCAGTCCAGATTATTGGATGACCTCAGTGTCCGACCCTGGGTACACATTTTTCTCGCCATTGAAAAGCAGGATACGATCGGTGTCGCGGTTTGTATCGAGGGGTTTTCCACATTCAATAGTGCACCCCTGATCAACATTCATGATGTTTATGTAAAGCCAGAGTTTCGCCGTCACGGTGTTGCCAGCGCGCTATTTGCACATATTGAGGCAACCGCACATCAATCGGGGTGCTGCAAGCTCACGCTTGAAGTGCTGGATGGCAACCTTCCTGCCCAGAAAGCCTATCGTAAAATCGGCTTCATTCCCTACACGGTCAATGACAATGCGGGCGCAGCGCAGTTCTGGCATAAATACCTCAAATAA
- the dapC gene encoding succinyldiaminopimelate transaminase, whose amino-acid sequence MTINSMNPLLETLQAYPFERLRILLAGVTPADKELIDFSIGEPRHPAPAIVSEAIIEHLHGLAEYPKVLGDLRLRQTIADWATRRFALPAAFLDPERHVIPANGSREALFSVAQAVLPPCQTPKPLVLLPNPFYQIYEGAALLAGAEPYYLNCEASGQPDFAAVDESVWARTALLYINSPHNPTGATLSLETLDWLIRKARQHGFVLAADECYSELYPDGQAPVGILEAAAATGSLAQVLAFHSLSKRSSIPGARSGFVAGDADILQAFIRYRTYLGAATPPFIQAAAIAAWQDEQHVRHTRADYARKFAAAHDILGAVLPIETPAGGFYLWPQVGDGEAFVRTLYEAEHVRCLPGAYLARDAHGIHPGQDRVRIALVGSLEDCVEGMQRIRHFMEQHPFSTFNKY is encoded by the coding sequence ATGACAATAAACTCCATGAATCCCCTGCTGGAAACCTTGCAGGCGTATCCTTTTGAGCGTCTGCGCATACTGCTGGCGGGCGTTACTCCGGCGGACAAGGAGCTCATCGACTTTTCCATTGGTGAGCCGCGTCACCCGGCGCCAGCCATCGTCAGCGAGGCGATCATTGAGCACCTGCATGGTCTCGCCGAGTATCCCAAGGTACTTGGTGATCTGCGTTTACGGCAGACCATTGCGGACTGGGCCACCCGGCGCTTTGCCCTGCCCGCGGCTTTTCTCGATCCGGAGCGGCATGTCATCCCCGCCAACGGCAGCCGCGAGGCCCTGTTCAGCGTCGCGCAGGCGGTACTGCCGCCTTGTCAGACCCCCAAACCCCTGGTCTTGTTGCCCAATCCCTTTTATCAGATTTATGAGGGTGCGGCCTTGCTGGCCGGTGCAGAGCCCTATTATCTGAATTGCGAGGCTAGTGGGCAGCCCGACTTTGCCGCCGTAGACGAATCCGTCTGGGCACGCACCGCGCTGCTCTACATCAACTCGCCCCACAATCCCACGGGCGCGACCCTGTCACTGGAAACCCTGGACTGGTTGATCCGCAAAGCCCGGCAGCACGGCTTCGTGCTCGCTGCTGACGAGTGCTACAGTGAACTCTACCCCGACGGACAGGCACCAGTGGGTATTCTGGAGGCCGCCGCAGCGACGGGCAGTTTGGCGCAGGTACTGGCTTTCCACAGTCTCTCCAAGCGCTCCAGCATTCCCGGTGCGCGCAGTGGCTTTGTCGCGGGCGACGCGGATATTCTCCAGGCTTTTATCCGTTATCGGACCTATCTGGGTGCCGCCACCCCGCCCTTCATTCAAGCCGCGGCCATCGCCGCCTGGCAGGATGAGCAGCATGTGCGGCATACCCGTGCTGATTATGCCCGGAAGTTTGCCGCCGCCCATGATATTCTTGGTGCGGTGCTGCCGATAGAGACGCCCGCTGGCGGCTTTTATCTCTGGCCGCAGGTGGGCGATGGCGAAGCCTTCGTTCGCACCCTCTACGAGGCAGAGCATGTACGCTGCCTGCCCGGTGCTTATCTGGCGCGGGATGCCCACGGCATCCACCCCGGTCAGGATCGAGTCCGCATTGCGCTGGTCGGCAGCCTGGAAGACTGCGTCGAGGGCATGCAGCGCATACGCCATTTTATGGAACAGCACCCCTTTTCGACTTTTAACAAATATTAA